From Prosthecobacter sp., the proteins below share one genomic window:
- a CDS encoding sensor histidine kinase, producing the protein MSSARPIKPNLGEMSRLYLAALQTYLKADPKADLEPVRALGRHAMSLGLETLDLARMHEIALVALVLPGYSSSTSDGLMGRAGMFFAEALTPIEETHRGAREANTHLNQMIKALSQRTLELAASVADLKQEIVQRKAVEESLRSSEQTSSRLLEKSRQMQEELRHLSRQLLSAQEEERRKISRELHDVIAQTLTGINVRLAALKGESMDSIKDLQSKISSTQLLVEKSVDIVHRFARELRPAVLDDLGLIPALQSFLKGYMADTGIRVTLTVFAGIEQSDSDIRTVFYRIAQEALTNVSRHAKANNAEVSIQEIEGLIRMEIKDDGQGFEVDGTTQAKTKNNRLGLLGMRERVEMVGGTFCVESAPGAGTTVRVEIPPPVVAAAEKCPPEKSSESSPLECP; encoded by the coding sequence ATGAGTTCGGCACGCCCCATAAAACCTAATCTCGGCGAGATGTCGCGGCTCTACCTCGCGGCCTTGCAGACCTATCTCAAGGCGGACCCCAAGGCAGACTTGGAGCCGGTGCGTGCGCTGGGACGTCATGCCATGAGCCTCGGGCTGGAGACGCTGGATCTGGCGCGGATGCACGAGATCGCCCTGGTGGCGCTGGTGCTGCCCGGTTATTCCTCCAGCACCAGTGATGGCCTGATGGGACGGGCGGGCATGTTTTTCGCCGAAGCGCTCACCCCCATCGAGGAAACGCATCGCGGGGCGCGGGAGGCGAACACGCACCTGAATCAAATGATCAAGGCGCTGAGCCAGCGTACGCTGGAGCTGGCGGCTTCGGTGGCGGATTTGAAACAGGAGATCGTGCAGCGGAAGGCGGTGGAGGAATCCCTCCGCTCCAGCGAGCAGACTTCCAGCCGGCTGCTGGAGAAATCCCGGCAGATGCAGGAGGAACTGCGGCATCTCTCCCGCCAGCTTTTGTCGGCACAGGAGGAGGAGCGCCGGAAGATCAGCCGTGAGCTGCATGACGTCATCGCCCAGACGCTCACGGGCATCAATGTGCGGCTGGCGGCCTTGAAGGGCGAGTCCATGGACAGCATCAAGGATCTGCAAAGCAAGATCAGCAGCACGCAACTGCTGGTGGAGAAGTCGGTGGACATCGTGCACCGCTTCGCGCGCGAGCTGCGCCCCGCCGTGCTGGATGATCTCGGTTTGATCCCCGCCCTTCAGTCCTTCCTCAAGGGCTACATGGCGGACACGGGCATCCGTGTCACGCTCACGGTGTTTGCCGGCATTGAGCAATCCGACAGCGACATCCGCACGGTGTTCTACCGCATCGCCCAGGAGGCGCTCACCAACGTGTCACGTCACGCGAAAGCCAATAATGCCGAAGTGAGCATCCAGGAGATCGAGGGCCTCATCCGCATGGAAATCAAAGACGACGGCCAGGGCTTCGAGGTGGATGGCACCACGCAGGCAAAAACCAAGAACAACCGCCTGGGACTGCTCGGCATGCGCGAGCGCGTCGAGATGGTCGGCGGTACGTTCTGCGTGGAGTCCGCTCCTGGCGCAGGCACCACCGTCCGCGTGGAAATTCCACCGCCGGTGGTGGCCGCTGCGGAAAAGTGCCCGCCGGAAAAATCATCCGAATCTTCACCCCTCGAATGCCCATGA
- a CDS encoding response regulator transcription factor, whose translation MKRITVLLADDHTIVREGLRALLQLEADMEVVGEACNGHQAVAFASKLVPDVVVMDLAMPLLNGLEALKRIRASTPASTKVLVLSSYDEEAYAQQARALGASGYLVKQSDAHILAVAIREIHQGRVYFKPIKPVSLQCP comes from the coding sequence ATGAAACGCATCACCGTTCTGCTCGCCGATGATCACACGATCGTCCGTGAGGGGCTGCGTGCCCTGCTCCAGTTGGAAGCCGACATGGAAGTCGTCGGTGAAGCCTGCAACGGGCATCAAGCCGTCGCCTTCGCCAGCAAACTGGTGCCGGATGTCGTGGTCATGGACCTGGCCATGCCGCTGCTCAACGGGCTGGAGGCCCTCAAACGGATTCGGGCGAGCACACCGGCGTCCACCAAGGTGCTGGTGCTCTCCTCCTACGACGAGGAAGCCTATGCCCAGCAGGCCAGGGCGCTGGGTGCATCAGGCTACCTGGTCAAGCAAAGTGACGCTCACATCCTGGCTGTGGCGATCCGTGAGATTCATCAAGGCCGTGTTTACTTTAAGCCCATCAAACCCGTATCCCTGCAATGCCCATGA
- a CDS encoding chemotaxis protein CheB, protein MNETPCDPARCVIAMAASAGGLKALSVILGGLPADFPAAIAIVMHLSPCHESLLAEILSSRSLLEVRQAKTGDILCHSSVFVAPPNHHLSVVEGGILELSSSSAEKVHYARPSAEPLFASVAEVYQKKAIAVVLTGGDGDGSFGVSIIKDQGGMVIAQDRPSSQDFSMPHTSIKTGDVDFILPLSEIAPMLIELIGPGKE, encoded by the coding sequence ATGAATGAGACTCCATGCGATCCGGCCCGTTGCGTCATCGCCATGGCGGCGTCTGCGGGTGGCTTGAAAGCCTTGTCCGTCATTCTAGGCGGCTTGCCGGCGGACTTCCCCGCCGCCATTGCCATCGTGATGCATCTTTCCCCGTGTCATGAGAGTCTCCTGGCTGAGATTTTAAGCAGCCGTTCTCTATTGGAGGTCAGGCAGGCGAAAACTGGCGACATCCTCTGCCATTCGAGTGTTTTTGTCGCTCCGCCCAATCACCACTTGTCCGTGGTCGAAGGCGGCATCCTTGAGTTGTCCTCCTCCTCGGCGGAAAAAGTTCATTATGCGCGCCCGTCGGCCGAGCCGCTGTTTGCTTCGGTGGCCGAAGTGTACCAAAAGAAGGCCATTGCCGTGGTGCTCACGGGTGGCGATGGCGATGGCTCATTCGGGGTGAGCATCATCAAGGACCAGGGCGGCATGGTCATCGCCCAGGACCGGCCCTCATCCCAAGATTTCAGCATGCCGCACACTTCGATCAAGACCGGCGATGTCGATTTTATCCTGCCGCTGAGCGAGATTGCTCCCATGCTGATCGAATTGATTGGTCCTGGCAAAGAGTGA
- a CDS encoding response regulator transcription factor — protein MKPITVLLAEDHMIVREGLRALLKLETDIEVVGEAENGRQAVELVAKLHPQVVVMDIAMPLLNGMEATRQILHAAPDTKVLILSAHSDDAYVAKVMAIGAVGYLIKQTAAHTLPEAIRRVQEGKTCFSPVISKRRNHQKQKSHDRGELSTDKDPTKLSSREMEVLQLIAEGKANKETADELKISVKTVEKHRQSLMDKLNIHDTAGLTRHAIAAGIIESSVQVTIV, from the coding sequence ATGAAACCCATCACCGTCCTGCTGGCTGAAGACCACATGATCGTCCGCGAAGGCCTGCGGGCCTTGCTGAAACTGGAGACCGACATCGAGGTCGTCGGTGAGGCCGAGAATGGCCGCCAGGCCGTGGAACTCGTGGCCAAGCTTCATCCTCAGGTGGTGGTCATGGACATCGCCATGCCGCTGCTCAACGGCATGGAAGCCACGCGGCAGATCCTCCATGCCGCCCCGGACACCAAGGTGCTCATCCTCTCCGCCCACAGCGATGACGCCTACGTCGCCAAGGTCATGGCGATCGGCGCTGTGGGTTATCTCATCAAGCAAACGGCCGCCCATACGCTGCCGGAGGCGATCCGCCGCGTTCAGGAGGGGAAAACCTGCTTCAGCCCGGTCATTTCCAAGCGCCGCAACCATCAGAAGCAGAAATCCCATGACCGTGGTGAACTGAGCACGGACAAAGACCCCACCAAACTGAGTTCACGCGAGATGGAGGTGCTCCAGCTCATCGCGGAAGGCAAAGCCAACAAGGAAACCGCCGACGAGCTTAAAATCAGCGTCAAAACGGTCGAAAAGCACCGCCAGAGCCTCATGGACAAGCTCAACATCCACGACACCGCCGGCCTGACCCGCCACGCCATCGCCGCCGGCATCATCGAGAGCAGCGTGCAGGTGACCATCGTGTAG